In one Fodinicola acaciae genomic region, the following are encoded:
- a CDS encoding hemerythrin domain-containing protein, whose amino-acid sequence MEAPRERVIAFGVELIRVHQWLRDELARLRDNIGTGTPITLQAHCAAFCTALTRHHTSEDDDVFPLLADRFPELSPIIDKLREDHWLVADVLRRLENLPSESDIDGLAAILESHFRFEERQIVGLLDGLEVDEWHRETPAFFTDGG is encoded by the coding sequence ATGGAGGCACCACGCGAACGCGTGATCGCGTTCGGCGTCGAGCTCATCCGCGTCCACCAATGGCTTCGCGACGAGCTGGCGCGGCTGCGCGACAACATCGGCACCGGCACACCAATCACCCTGCAGGCGCATTGCGCCGCTTTCTGCACGGCGTTGACCCGCCACCACACCAGCGAGGACGACGACGTGTTTCCGCTGCTCGCCGACCGTTTTCCGGAGCTGTCGCCGATCATCGACAAGCTCCGCGAGGACCATTGGCTGGTCGCGGACGTCCTGCGACGACTGGAGAACCTCCCGTCCGAAAGCGACATCGACGGCCTGGCCGCGATCTTGGAGTCGCATTTCCGCTTCGAGGAACGACAGATCGTAGGACTGCTCGACGGCTTGGAGGTCGACGAGTGGCACCGCGAGACGCCTGCCTTCTTTACGGACGGCGGTTGA
- a CDS encoding AMP-binding protein → MSARLLLQAVRVLAASGVLDPPWHLPALVRARRETGMSPASLVAIAAAQRPDNLAVIDERGTMTYSQLDDQAARVASGLRTRVGDVHSVAVLCRNHRGFLLATAAAGRLGADVVFLNTEFSAPQLAGVLQRMRPSVVVADKEFPLDAPAVDVHELTDFPRHRTDQPVRAGKVTILTSGTTGAPKGAPRAANPFVMLPPTVATLRRSRLRAAEPVMIGVPLFHGFGFATWCLAALLRAPVVLHRRFDPETALASMAAHRVAAFAGVPVMLQRLLAAPHDAYDLTALHTVISGGAPLRPELAARFQDVFGDVLLNGYGSSEVGIAAIASAADLRAAPGTVGRPCEGTPIRVLDKAGQVVRTGEQGVIHVGGPGLVSGKEMSTGDIGHFDADGRLYVDGRADDMIVSGGENVYPGEVEDALARHPAIADAAVIGVDDAEYGQRLVAYLVARDAPPTAEDLATYVKSTLARYKVPREFVFLDQLPRNATGKVLRRQLEQKGSASHHREAEPLSP, encoded by the coding sequence ATGAGCGCGCGGTTGCTGCTCCAGGCGGTGCGGGTGCTGGCCGCGTCCGGCGTCCTCGATCCGCCGTGGCACCTGCCAGCGTTGGTACGCGCCCGCCGTGAGACCGGCATGTCGCCGGCCAGCCTGGTCGCGATCGCGGCGGCGCAGCGGCCGGACAACCTGGCGGTGATCGACGAACGCGGCACGATGACATACAGCCAGCTCGACGACCAGGCCGCGCGCGTCGCGAGCGGCCTGCGTACGCGCGTCGGCGACGTCCACAGCGTGGCCGTGCTTTGCCGTAACCACCGCGGATTTCTGCTCGCCACGGCTGCCGCCGGCCGGCTAGGTGCGGACGTGGTCTTCCTCAACACCGAATTCTCCGCACCGCAACTGGCCGGAGTCTTGCAGCGGATGCGGCCAAGCGTGGTGGTCGCCGACAAGGAGTTCCCGCTCGACGCACCGGCTGTCGACGTGCACGAGCTCACCGACTTTCCGCGCCACCGAACGGATCAGCCGGTCCGAGCCGGCAAGGTCACCATCCTCACCTCCGGCACCACCGGCGCTCCGAAAGGCGCACCGCGCGCGGCGAATCCGTTCGTGATGCTGCCGCCGACGGTCGCGACGCTGCGGCGGTCGCGGCTGCGCGCCGCCGAGCCGGTCATGATCGGCGTGCCACTCTTCCACGGCTTTGGTTTCGCGACCTGGTGCCTGGCCGCGCTGTTGCGCGCGCCGGTCGTGCTGCACCGGCGGTTTGATCCGGAGACGGCGCTGGCCTCGATGGCCGCTCACCGCGTCGCGGCCTTCGCTGGTGTGCCGGTGATGCTGCAGCGACTCCTCGCAGCGCCGCACGACGCGTACGACCTCACCGCTCTGCACACCGTCATCTCCGGCGGCGCGCCGCTGCGCCCCGAGTTGGCCGCGCGGTTCCAGGACGTGTTTGGTGACGTGCTGCTCAACGGATACGGCTCAAGCGAGGTCGGCATCGCCGCGATCGCCAGCGCCGCCGATCTGCGTGCCGCGCCTGGCACGGTCGGCCGTCCGTGCGAAGGCACGCCGATCCGCGTACTCGACAAGGCCGGCCAGGTCGTACGCACCGGCGAGCAGGGCGTCATCCATGTCGGCGGACCTGGCCTCGTGAGCGGCAAGGAGATGAGCACCGGCGACATCGGACATTTCGACGCCGACGGCCGCTTGTACGTCGACGGCCGCGCCGACGACATGATCGTTTCCGGCGGTGAGAACGTCTATCCCGGCGAGGTCGAGGACGCGCTCGCCCGGCATCCGGCGATCGCCGACGCCGCCGTCATCGGGGTCGACGACGCCGAGTACGGCCAGCGTCTGGTCGCCTATCTGGTCGCGCGTGACGCGCCACCGACCGCGGAAGACCTTGCCACGTATGTGAAATCGACGCTGGCGCGCTACAAGGTGCCACGCGAGTTCGTCTTTCTCGACCAGCTGCCGCGAAACGCAACCGGCAAAGTCCTGCGCCGGCAGCTCGAGCAAAAAGGCTCAGCCTCGCACCATCGCGAGGCTGAGCCTTTGTCCCCCTGA
- a CDS encoding SDR family NAD(P)-dependent oxidoreductase codes for MATVKDLLARPLIRGITTSPVSGWLVNPHASVSERRLRQAVAGRIVVITGASYGLGEATARRLGAAGAVVLMLARTAEALEQTAALIRDAGGTAYAYPTDLTDTEQVAETAKKILDEHGHVDVIVHNAGKSIRRSVRRSYDRFHDYTRTIDVNYLGPVKLTLELLPSMRARGRGHLVNVSTIGVRIPPGPRWSAYQASKSAFDVFFRSMATEAAADGITTSTIYMALMFTRMSAPTGIFDNLPGLTADQAAGLVCKAIVDRPAKISPWWAEAAHTAFAPAQEIWGGVVARLYRQGRR; via the coding sequence ATGGCAACGGTCAAGGACCTGCTGGCACGCCCGCTGATCAGAGGCATCACCACCTCACCGGTGAGCGGCTGGCTGGTCAACCCGCACGCGTCGGTCAGCGAGCGGCGGCTGCGCCAGGCCGTCGCCGGCCGGATCGTGGTGATCACCGGCGCCTCGTACGGTCTCGGTGAGGCGACGGCGCGGCGGCTCGGAGCTGCCGGTGCGGTCGTGCTGATGCTGGCGCGTACGGCCGAGGCGTTGGAGCAGACCGCCGCGCTGATCCGCGATGCCGGCGGCACGGCGTACGCGTATCCGACCGATCTCACCGACACCGAGCAGGTGGCCGAGACCGCCAAGAAAATCCTGGACGAGCACGGACACGTCGATGTGATCGTGCACAACGCCGGCAAGTCGATCCGGCGGTCGGTTCGGCGATCGTACGACCGGTTCCACGACTACACGCGCACCATCGACGTGAACTACCTCGGTCCGGTGAAGCTGACGCTCGAGCTGCTGCCGTCGATGCGAGCGCGTGGCCGCGGCCACCTGGTCAACGTCTCCACGATCGGCGTACGCATTCCGCCGGGGCCGCGCTGGTCGGCCTACCAGGCCTCGAAAAGTGCCTTTGACGTCTTTTTCCGCAGCATGGCGACCGAAGCCGCGGCCGACGGCATCACCACCTCGACGATCTACATGGCGCTGATGTTCACCAGGATGAGCGCGCCGACCGGCATTTTCGACAACCTGCCGGGCCTGACCGCCGACCAGGCCGCCGGGCTGGTGTGCAAGGCGATCGTCGACCGGCCGGCCAAGATCAGTCCGTGGTGGGCCGAGGCCGCGCACACGGCTTTCGCGCCGGCACAGGAAATCTGGGGTGGCGTGGTGGCTCGGCTCTATCGGCAGGGTCGCCGATGA
- a CDS encoding TetR/AcrR family transcriptional regulator: MPRMTRTESQTRNRELVLAAARELFLRDGYLATSLAAIADAAGFSTGVVYSNFNGKAELALLVVREIQTEQLAALRGIVERRRPVDETLAAVRKWGESAADSGWPRLEIELALDARSDPDFVSVEAKRQRSAVAQGAEMLRGVVPKVVADTLPLEAIADAAVNYAIGFAIRRLIDPKASLDHMETLLRGAFTS, translated from the coding sequence ATGCCGCGCATGACCCGTACGGAAAGCCAGACGCGCAACCGCGAGCTGGTGCTGGCCGCCGCTCGCGAGCTGTTCCTGCGCGACGGCTATCTGGCCACCTCGCTGGCCGCGATCGCCGACGCCGCCGGGTTTTCCACCGGTGTCGTCTACTCCAACTTCAACGGCAAAGCCGAGCTGGCGCTGTTGGTCGTACGCGAGATCCAGACCGAGCAACTGGCCGCACTGCGGGGGATCGTGGAGCGCCGCCGGCCGGTCGACGAAACCCTTGCGGCGGTGCGAAAATGGGGTGAGTCGGCGGCCGACTCCGGCTGGCCGCGGCTGGAGATCGAGCTGGCGCTGGACGCGCGCAGCGATCCGGATTTCGTCAGCGTGGAGGCGAAACGGCAACGCTCGGCCGTCGCGCAAGGCGCTGAGATGCTGCGCGGTGTAGTGCCGAAGGTTGTCGCCGACACGCTTCCGCTGGAGGCGATCGCCGACGCGGCGGTCAACTACGCGATCGGGTTCGCCATCCGCCGCCTGATCGACCCGAAGGCATCGCTCGACCACATGGAGACCCTCCTGCGCGGCGCCTTCACCTCGTAG
- a CDS encoding endonuclease/exonuclease/phosphatase family protein, giving the protein MRVVTLNLWGMCGDWPRRRAVLTEGLRRLRPDLVAFQEVILAEAYDQAADLLGSDFHLVQQKARNPNGTGIAVASRWPVRGSDELDLHVTPRTAGFECGALVVEVSAPTGPLFFANHFPNWQLSYAYERELQTRMVADHLESIAGDRDVIVAGDLDADPQASSIRFWTGRQSLDGLSVCYRDAWEARHPGEAGITYTPDNPLMSDGDWPFGRIDYVLVRCGLHGGSTLRIDACERIFDQPVDGVWASDHFGVMADLGARTR; this is encoded by the coding sequence ATGCGTGTTGTGACGCTCAACCTGTGGGGAATGTGTGGCGATTGGCCGCGACGGCGTGCCGTGCTGACGGAAGGCCTGCGGCGGCTGCGGCCGGATCTGGTGGCCTTCCAGGAGGTGATCCTGGCCGAGGCGTACGACCAGGCCGCCGACCTGCTCGGCTCGGATTTCCACCTGGTCCAACAAAAAGCGCGCAACCCCAATGGCACCGGCATCGCGGTGGCCAGCCGTTGGCCGGTCCGCGGCAGCGACGAGCTCGATCTGCACGTCACGCCGCGTACGGCCGGCTTCGAGTGCGGTGCGCTGGTCGTGGAGGTCTCGGCGCCGACCGGTCCGCTGTTCTTCGCCAACCATTTCCCCAACTGGCAGCTTTCCTATGCGTACGAGCGCGAACTGCAAACCCGGATGGTCGCCGACCACCTGGAGTCGATCGCCGGCGATCGCGACGTGATCGTCGCCGGTGACCTCGACGCCGATCCGCAGGCTAGCTCGATCCGGTTCTGGACCGGCCGGCAGTCGCTCGACGGTCTGAGCGTCTGCTATCGCGACGCCTGGGAGGCGCGGCATCCCGGCGAGGCCGGCATCACCTACACCCCGGACAATCCGCTGATGTCGGACGGCGACTGGCCGTTTGGCCGGATCGACTACGTGCTGGTGCGCTGTGGACTGCACGGCGGCTCGACGCTGCGGATCGACGCCTGTGAACGGATTTTCGACCAGCCGGTCGACGGCGTGTGGGCCAGCGACCATTTTGGCGTGATGGCCGACCTCGGAGCGCGTACGCGGTAG
- a CDS encoding epoxide hydrolase family protein, which translates to MKPFRIDIPQSDLDDLHERLDRTRWPDELADVGWSYGVPLGYLRDLAHYWRHRYDWRAAEARLNEWPQFVTTIDGATVHFGHIRSPEPEATPLIITHGWPGSVAEFLAIAGPLSDPRAYGGDPADAFHLVLPSIPGFGFSGPTREKGWEFKRVANAFAELMARLGYRRYGTQGGDWGAAISREIGRTHGDQVIGVHLNLLPQSAAEGEPDEASLSNEQWQRAKRSWTRLLAWKKEKQGYADLQSTRPQTLSYALTDSPVGQLAWIAEKFHEWTDPRSTIDRDHLLTNVMIYWLTATAGSSARIYYERAHAEYWGQPPEPSEAKTALADFAYDNFVPLRHIADRTNNIVRWTSFDRGGHFAALEQPDLLVADIRAFFRSIAGKH; encoded by the coding sequence GTGAAACCGTTTCGCATCGACATCCCGCAGAGCGACCTGGACGATCTGCACGAGCGGCTCGACCGTACGCGCTGGCCCGACGAGCTTGCGGACGTCGGCTGGTCGTACGGCGTGCCGCTCGGCTATCTCCGCGACCTTGCGCACTACTGGCGGCACCGTTACGACTGGCGGGCCGCCGAGGCGCGGCTCAACGAGTGGCCGCAGTTCGTCACGACGATCGACGGCGCGACCGTCCACTTCGGACACATCCGGTCACCGGAGCCGGAGGCCACACCGCTGATCATCACGCACGGCTGGCCGGGGTCGGTCGCGGAGTTTCTCGCGATCGCCGGCCCGCTGTCGGATCCACGCGCGTACGGCGGCGACCCGGCGGACGCGTTTCACCTCGTGCTGCCGAGCATCCCCGGCTTTGGCTTCTCCGGTCCGACCCGCGAGAAAGGCTGGGAATTCAAGCGTGTCGCCAACGCTTTCGCCGAGCTGATGGCGCGGCTCGGCTATCGCCGCTATGGCACGCAAGGCGGCGACTGGGGTGCTGCGATCTCACGCGAAATCGGCCGTACGCATGGCGACCAGGTCATCGGCGTGCACCTCAACCTCCTCCCCCAGTCCGCGGCCGAAGGCGAACCGGACGAGGCATCGCTGAGCAATGAGCAGTGGCAGCGCGCGAAGCGGTCGTGGACGCGGTTGTTGGCTTGGAAGAAGGAAAAACAGGGTTATGCCGACCTGCAGTCCACGCGCCCGCAGACGCTCTCGTACGCTCTCACCGACTCGCCGGTCGGCCAGCTGGCGTGGATCGCGGAGAAGTTCCACGAGTGGACCGATCCGCGCAGCACGATCGACCGCGATCACCTGCTGACAAATGTCATGATCTACTGGCTCACCGCGACCGCCGGCTCGTCGGCACGCATCTACTACGAGCGCGCGCACGCCGAATACTGGGGACAGCCACCGGAGCCGTCCGAGGCGAAGACCGCGCTCGCGGATTTCGCGTACGACAACTTCGTGCCGCTGCGGCACATCGCCGACCGGACGAACAACATCGTACGCTGGACCAGCTTCGACCGCGGCGGCCACTTCGCCGCACTGGAACAACCGGACCTGTTGGTCGCCGACATCCGCGCGTTTTTCAGGTCGATCGCGGGAAAACACTGA
- a CDS encoding FAD-dependent oxidoreductase, which produces MRPTAARLFADLSTVDHQPPSRRIMRRAVVLGGSMAGLMAARVLSEHAEEVVVVGRDASEVGGQPRPGVPQGGQVHALLAGGQRQFERWFPGFHDEVLAAGATETPGDTIQRFTNGVRLPAMPRRSGARGLVATRPFLEAQVRRRTLALGNVRIAYGSATGVVFQADKVVGAALDSGVVERGDLVVDATGRSSRLTDWLAAAGWPAAPMRRMAVKVNYATALFRRDAAVGDTWAATSQDTPGHGRVPRIGSIMPVERDRWLMLISGYADDRPSRDLDDYRLRCRRDFPPMFADIAERGELIGPVRTYHQADSRRRDFHRLARFPAGLVVAGDAVASVNPIYGQGMSSATLHASCLSAYLRDGPALEEPAWSYFDRVRVVVDAAWRVSTFADLELPHVTGPYPRAYRLMKWSHDLLFRAARTDSRTSARRGKVLSMVEHPSSLDRPGPLLRAARFSVFPRST; this is translated from the coding sequence ATGCGACCCACAGCCGCACGCCTGTTCGCCGACCTCAGTACGGTCGACCACCAGCCGCCGTCACGAAGGATCATGCGGCGTGCCGTCGTGCTCGGCGGCAGCATGGCCGGCCTGATGGCGGCGCGAGTCCTCAGCGAACACGCCGAGGAGGTCGTCGTCGTGGGGCGCGACGCGTCCGAGGTCGGCGGACAGCCGCGGCCCGGCGTGCCGCAGGGCGGCCAAGTGCATGCGTTGCTCGCCGGCGGCCAGCGGCAGTTCGAGCGATGGTTTCCTGGTTTCCATGACGAAGTGCTGGCCGCCGGCGCCACCGAGACGCCAGGCGACACCATCCAGCGGTTCACCAATGGCGTACGGCTGCCGGCGATGCCGCGGCGGTCCGGAGCGCGCGGTTTGGTTGCCACCCGGCCGTTTCTGGAGGCGCAGGTGCGCCGGCGTACGTTGGCGCTCGGTAACGTCCGCATCGCGTACGGCAGCGCGACCGGCGTTGTTTTCCAGGCAGACAAGGTCGTCGGCGCCGCACTCGACAGCGGCGTGGTCGAGCGCGGCGACCTGGTCGTCGACGCGACCGGCAGGTCGAGCCGGCTGACCGACTGGCTCGCCGCGGCCGGCTGGCCGGCGGCGCCCATGCGCCGGATGGCGGTGAAAGTCAACTACGCGACCGCGCTTTTCCGCCGGGACGCGGCGGTCGGCGACACCTGGGCCGCGACCTCGCAGGACACGCCGGGCCACGGCCGGGTGCCGCGGATCGGCAGCATCATGCCGGTCGAGCGGGATCGCTGGCTGATGCTGATCTCCGGCTATGCCGACGACCGGCCGAGCCGCGACCTCGACGACTATCGCCTGCGGTGCCGGCGCGACTTTCCGCCGATGTTCGCCGACATCGCCGAGCGCGGCGAGCTGATCGGACCGGTCCGGACCTATCACCAGGCCGACAGCCGGCGGCGGGATTTTCACCGGCTGGCACGGTTTCCGGCTGGTCTGGTGGTCGCTGGCGACGCCGTGGCGTCCGTCAACCCGATCTATGGCCAAGGCATGAGCTCGGCGACGCTGCACGCCTCCTGCCTGTCCGCGTATCTTCGCGACGGTCCGGCACTCGAGGAGCCGGCGTGGTCGTATTTCGACCGCGTACGCGTGGTCGTCGACGCCGCCTGGCGCGTGTCGACCTTCGCCGACCTGGAGTTGCCGCACGTCACCGGTCCGTATCCGCGCGCGTACCGGCTGATGAAATGGTCGCACGACCTGCTTTTCCGCGCCGCGCGTACGGATTCGCGGACGAGTGCGCGGCGCGGCAAGGTGTTGAGCATGGTGGAGCATCCGAGCTCGCTCGACCGGCCGGGTCCGTTGCTGCGTGCCGCTCGGTTCAGTGTTTTCCCGCGATCGACCTGA
- a CDS encoding patatin-like phospholipase family protein, which yields MRRGLVLGCGGTVGSAWQVGALAAIEAAWQWDPRTAAVIVGTSGGASLGAMLGAGVGVEEMVAGQSGEADARASVRHFFTKPPAPLPALPIGLPLGRLAMQGLRRRRRLMALAGLAPPGRTRPDFLDRLTKDLSVTHPAVWQVAVEVRSGERVAFGAPGAPPASLSAAVRASWAVPGWYPPVTIGGRCYLDGGVSSTASADLVRDLTLDEVLVVAPMASAAGVRIGGVGGRLESVMRKPMSRGLDREIALLEAAGTRVARLCPSAAELAEMGPNFMDPRRRLPAMRAALRHVPARLSEGARQ from the coding sequence ATGCGGCGCGGCCTGGTGCTGGGATGCGGTGGCACGGTCGGCAGCGCCTGGCAGGTTGGGGCGCTCGCCGCGATCGAGGCGGCCTGGCAGTGGGACCCGCGTACGGCCGCGGTGATCGTCGGTACCTCTGGTGGCGCCAGCCTTGGCGCGATGCTCGGCGCCGGCGTCGGTGTCGAGGAAATGGTGGCCGGCCAGAGCGGCGAGGCCGACGCGCGCGCGTCCGTACGACATTTCTTCACGAAGCCTCCAGCGCCATTGCCGGCGCTGCCGATCGGCCTGCCGCTTGGCCGCCTCGCGATGCAAGGATTGCGCCGGCGGCGGCGGTTGATGGCGCTCGCCGGCCTGGCGCCGCCAGGTCGTACGCGTCCGGATTTTCTCGACAGGTTGACAAAAGACCTGTCGGTCACGCATCCGGCGGTGTGGCAGGTCGCGGTCGAGGTACGCAGCGGAGAGCGGGTGGCATTTGGCGCACCGGGTGCGCCGCCGGCATCGCTCTCGGCGGCCGTACGCGCGTCGTGGGCCGTCCCTGGATGGTATCCGCCGGTGACGATCGGCGGCCGGTGCTATCTGGACGGCGGCGTGTCATCGACGGCGTCGGCTGACCTCGTACGCGATCTCACGCTCGACGAGGTCCTGGTGGTCGCGCCGATGGCGTCGGCGGCGGGCGTACGGATCGGCGGCGTCGGCGGACGGCTCGAATCGGTCATGCGCAAGCCGATGAGCCGGGGTCTGGATCGCGAGATCGCGCTGCTGGAAGCCGCCGGCACACGGGTCGCACGCCTGTGCCCGTCGGCCGCCGAACTGGCCGAGATGGGGCCGAATTTCATGGATCCGCGCCGCCGGTTGCCGGCGATGCGGGCAGCTCTGAGGCATGTGCCGGCACGGCTGAGCGAAGGAGCCAGGCAGTGA
- a CDS encoding FAD-dependent oxidoreductase, which translates to MPPSPAQRFAEICTPRPPDDSRILMRRAIVLGASMAGLMAARVLSEHAEEVVIIERDDSDNGEAPRPGVPQGTQVHALLPAGQTQLNRWFPGFYEEAVASGAVEPSPERTQLFVNGELRVAPPVRTVAPALVSTRPFLESRVRRKTLAADNITLLAGRADGLVFTGDRVTGVTFVPANGNDPVTEAADFVVDATGRSSKLTDWLAANGWPQPPMTRMPIKLNYATAVFKRDDRVSDIAVVTSQTAPGDGRTARIGGILAVERDRWLVLISGYGDDRPSRDEQEFRERCRRDFPAVFGQIADHGEMIGGVVTYHQADSRRRDFDALDRFPAGIVAAGDAVASFNPVYGQGMTSATLHSSCLSAYLRSNPSLDQPARSYFEQVRVVVDAAWQVSTFADIELPHVDGPYPRGYRLTKWFTGLMFKASMTDARINEKLSRVTTMMAHPSSLADPATLLRALRLGLFGVIHAPAFSAMLPDRDQRR; encoded by the coding sequence ATGCCACCTTCGCCTGCGCAGCGATTCGCCGAGATCTGCACGCCGCGGCCGCCAGACGACAGCCGGATCCTGATGCGCCGCGCGATCGTCCTCGGCGCGAGCATGGCCGGACTGATGGCGGCGCGGGTGCTCAGTGAGCATGCCGAGGAAGTCGTCATCATCGAGCGGGACGATTCCGACAACGGCGAGGCACCGCGTCCGGGGGTGCCACAGGGGACGCAGGTGCATGCGCTGCTGCCGGCCGGTCAGACGCAGCTCAACCGCTGGTTTCCTGGTTTCTATGAGGAAGCCGTGGCCAGTGGCGCGGTCGAGCCGTCGCCGGAGCGTACGCAGTTGTTCGTCAACGGCGAGCTGCGGGTGGCGCCACCGGTGCGCACGGTCGCGCCGGCTTTGGTGAGCACGCGGCCGTTTCTTGAGTCACGCGTACGCCGCAAGACGCTGGCGGCCGACAACATCACGCTGCTGGCCGGCCGTGCCGACGGACTGGTGTTCACCGGTGACCGCGTCACCGGCGTGACTTTCGTACCTGCCAACGGAAACGACCCGGTCACCGAGGCCGCAGACTTCGTCGTCGATGCGACCGGCCGGTCGAGCAAGCTGACCGACTGGCTGGCGGCCAACGGCTGGCCGCAGCCACCGATGACACGCATGCCGATCAAGCTCAATTACGCGACCGCCGTGTTCAAACGGGACGACCGGGTCAGCGATATCGCAGTGGTCACCTCGCAAACCGCGCCAGGCGACGGGCGTACGGCACGCATCGGCGGCATCCTCGCGGTCGAACGCGACCGCTGGCTGGTGCTCATCTCCGGCTACGGCGACGACCGGCCCAGCCGGGACGAGCAGGAGTTTCGCGAGCGCTGCCGGCGCGATTTCCCCGCTGTCTTCGGCCAGATCGCCGATCATGGCGAGATGATCGGCGGCGTCGTCACCTACCATCAGGCGGACAGCCGGCGTCGCGACTTCGACGCGCTGGACCGGTTTCCGGCCGGCATCGTCGCCGCCGGCGACGCGGTGGCATCCTTCAATCCGGTGTACGGTCAGGGGATGACGTCCGCGACTTTGCACTCGTCCTGTCTTTCGGCGTATCTGCGGTCGAACCCGTCGCTCGACCAGCCGGCGCGCTCGTACTTCGAGCAGGTGCGGGTCGTCGTGGACGCGGCTTGGCAGGTGTCGACGTTCGCCGACATCGAGCTGCCGCACGTCGACGGGCCCTATCCGCGCGGCTATCGGCTGACGAAATGGTTCACCGGCCTGATGTTCAAGGCGTCCATGACCGACGCCAGGATCAACGAAAAGCTGAGCCGGGTCACGACGATGATGGCCCATCCCAGTTCGCTCGCCGACCCGGCAACACTTCTGCGGGCCCTGCGCCTCGGCCTGTTCGGCGTGATCCACGCTCCGGCCTTTTCGGCGATGTTGCCGGATCGAGACCAACGTCGGTGA
- a CDS encoding flavin-containing monooxygenase — MTTSEYEVVVVGAGAAGIGAAVRLREHGFEDFVVLEKAASVGGTWRDNTYPGCACDVPSRLYSYTFAPNSEWSRVFARQPEILAYLTDTASRFGIMGRVRLGVEVQQARWDASAARWRLTTTSGDFTARVLIAAAGPWHTPHVPEIPGIDGFDGPVFHSSRWDHDADLTGKRVAVIGSGASAVQFVPAIAPKVAELTLFQRTPQWVLPKPDHHVPEVERRLLRNPHALALLRGGEYRSLETLGFAFRHPRLQPALRAIGVANINAAIRDRTLRRMVTPAYPVGCTRPLISNNYYPALTRPNVRVRASGLAEVRGNTVVGADGSTAAVDAIVFGTGFRILDMPVAERVYDAAGASLSDHWRGSPQAYLGTTVAGFPNLFLLLGPSLGTVTSAFVIIEAQLAYVMAALRHLRTSGAVSLQVRQQVQDAFNARVQAALPKTAYSAGGCRSYYIDANGRNSFSWPWSTKRLTTLLDRFDPDDYLVNKALASVQR; from the coding sequence GTGACGACCAGCGAATACGAGGTGGTGGTCGTCGGCGCCGGAGCGGCCGGCATCGGCGCCGCCGTGCGGCTGCGCGAGCACGGCTTCGAGGACTTCGTCGTGCTGGAGAAGGCCGCGAGCGTCGGCGGCACCTGGCGCGACAACACCTATCCTGGCTGCGCCTGCGATGTGCCGTCGCGACTGTATTCCTACACGTTCGCGCCCAATTCGGAGTGGTCGCGAGTTTTCGCGCGACAGCCGGAAATCCTGGCGTATCTGACCGACACCGCGAGCCGCTTTGGCATCATGGGACGCGTACGTCTTGGCGTGGAGGTGCAGCAGGCGCGTTGGGACGCGTCCGCGGCACGGTGGCGGCTGACGACGACCAGCGGTGACTTCACCGCTCGCGTCCTCATCGCGGCGGCCGGGCCATGGCACACGCCTCATGTTCCTGAGATTCCTGGCATCGACGGCTTCGACGGTCCGGTTTTCCACTCCTCACGGTGGGACCACGACGCCGACCTCACCGGCAAGCGCGTCGCGGTGATCGGAAGCGGCGCGTCGGCCGTACAGTTTGTGCCAGCCATCGCACCAAAAGTCGCCGAGCTGACGCTGTTTCAGCGTACGCCGCAATGGGTCCTGCCAAAGCCCGACCATCACGTGCCGGAGGTCGAGCGGCGACTGCTACGCAATCCGCACGCGCTCGCTTTGTTACGGGGTGGCGAATATCGATCGCTTGAGACCCTCGGATTCGCCTTCCGCCATCCACGGTTACAGCCGGCGTTGCGGGCGATCGGCGTCGCCAACATCAACGCGGCGATCCGTGACCGTACGCTGCGCCGCATGGTGACGCCGGCCTATCCGGTCGGTTGCACGCGACCGCTGATCTCGAACAACTACTACCCCGCGCTCACTCGCCCGAACGTACGCGTGCGCGCGAGCGGACTGGCCGAGGTGCGCGGCAACACCGTCGTCGGCGCGGACGGCAGCACCGCGGCGGTCGACGCGATCGTTTTCGGCACCGGCTTTCGCATCCTGGACATGCCGGTCGCCGAGCGCGTGTACGACGCCGCCGGCGCCAGCCTGTCCGACCACTGGCGCGGCAGTCCGCAGGCGTATCTCGGCACCACCGTCGCCGGATTTCCCAACCTTTTCCTGCTGCTCGGTCCGAGCCTCGGCACAGTGACGTCCGCGTTCGTGATCATCGAGGCGCAGCTGGCGTACGTGATGGCGGCACTGCGCCACCTGCGGACGAGCGGCGCGGTCAGCCTGCAGGTGCGCCAGCAGGTCCAGGACGCGTTCAACGCGCGCGTCCAGGCGGCTCTGCCGAAGACCGCGTACAGCGCTGGCGGATGCCGCAGCTATTACATCGACGCCAACGGACGTAACAGTTTCTCGTGGCCGTGGTCCACGAAACGGCTGACCACGCTGCTCGACCGCTTCGACCCAGACGACTATCTCGTCAACAAGGCGCTCGCCAGCGTCCAGCGCTAG